The Methylomonas montana genome has a window encoding:
- a CDS encoding VPLPA-CTERM sorting domain-containing protein, whose translation MIAPTAEAALVGYDFNGTIDSGSLLGESYSGSFAYDNASLTNSGLESINLSSLTFNFLSTSFDLTHAEFTPTADFLDGLFLGVSYAVSAFAPEFALVSSSGLPGDAPYLAYQSLSGDAGFGSFNIAAVPLPASAWLFASGLGWMVSARRRKVAERR comes from the coding sequence ATGATCGCCCCAACAGCCGAGGCGGCGCTGGTCGGTTACGATTTCAACGGCACCATTGATTCAGGTTCGCTGCTTGGCGAATCTTATAGCGGCAGTTTTGCCTACGATAACGCCAGCCTGACAAATTCAGGCTTGGAGTCTATTAATCTGTCGTCGTTGACGTTCAATTTTTTATCGACTTCGTTTGATTTGACCCATGCCGAATTCACGCCGACGGCCGATTTCTTGGATGGTCTATTTCTGGGAGTCAGTTATGCCGTTAGTGCTTTCGCCCCTGAGTTTGCCTTGGTGTCAAGCTCCGGTTTGCCGGGAGACGCGCCTTATCTTGCCTATCAATCGCTGTCCGGCGATGCGGGTTTTGGTTCGTTCAATATTGCTGCGGTGCCGTTACCCGCGTCGGCCTGGTTGTTTGCGAGCGGTTTGGGGTGGATGGTGTCCGCTCGACGCCGGAAAGTGGCTGAAAGGCGCTAA
- a CDS encoding UDP-2,3-diacylglucosamine diphosphatase, with the protein MTTPFYRTIWISDLHIGSTQCQADALLDFLKHNDSEKLYLVGDIIDFWALSKKMYWPRDHNTIIQKILRKARHGTQIIYIPGNHDENVRDYDDYIFGDIVVKKSDIHTTAQGKRFLIVHGDEYDTIAKHHQWLAKIGSLGYDWLIEINRFLRMFRRLFGRQSHFSLAAFVKFKVKNVVQFISDYEESIVRTLKNEGLDGVICGHIHHAEIKEIENFLYVNTGDFVESCTAIVEHHDGSLELIRWLKQEAPLQDHQAKTELPSSRLIL; encoded by the coding sequence ATGACTACACCTTTTTATCGAACCATCTGGATCTCCGACCTGCACATTGGCTCCACCCAGTGTCAGGCCGACGCGCTGCTGGATTTTTTAAAACATAACGACAGCGAAAAACTGTATTTGGTCGGCGACATCATCGATTTTTGGGCACTGTCCAAAAAAATGTACTGGCCGCGCGATCACAACACCATCATTCAAAAAATCCTGCGTAAAGCCCGGCACGGCACCCAGATCATCTACATACCCGGCAACCACGACGAAAACGTTCGGGATTACGACGATTACATATTTGGCGATATCGTCGTCAAAAAATCCGACATTCATACCACTGCGCAAGGCAAGCGTTTCCTGATCGTACATGGCGACGAATACGACACCATCGCCAAGCATCACCAATGGTTAGCGAAGATTGGCAGCCTGGGTTACGACTGGCTGATCGAAATCAACCGATTTTTGCGGATGTTTAGACGACTATTCGGCCGCCAGTCGCATTTTTCGCTAGCGGCTTTCGTTAAATTCAAAGTGAAAAATGTGGTGCAATTTATTTCAGATTACGAAGAAAGTATCGTCCGCACCCTGAAAAACGAAGGCCTGGACGGCGTGATTTGCGGGCATATTCATCATGCCGAAATCAAGGAAATTGAAAACTTCTTATACGTCAATACCGGCGATTTCGTCGAAAGCTGCACCGCCATCGTCGAACACCACGATGGCAGCCTTGAGTTGATCAGATGGCTCAAACAAGAAGCGCCGCTTCAAGACCATCAAGCGAAAACCGAATTACCCTCATCCAGACTAATCCTGTGA
- a CDS encoding response regulator — translation MIKVLLVDDHELVRSGIEALLAAENDIDVVGVCDCGEQALQIVEKNPPDVILMDINMPGIGGFEACRRVLQTSPSVKIIALSVHNDGPIPQQLLKLGVVGFVSKASPVSEMVAAIKTVMSGKRYLCQDVASNLAFQFLPGGDVSPFLQLSQREAEVVRLILRGKSIQEMSEALALNPKTINTYRYRVYHKLSIKNDVELTRLAVKFNYLDSI, via the coding sequence ATGATTAAAGTGTTGTTGGTTGATGATCATGAGTTGGTCAGGAGTGGTATAGAAGCATTGTTGGCTGCGGAAAACGATATCGACGTGGTCGGGGTTTGCGATTGCGGCGAACAGGCTTTGCAAATCGTCGAAAAGAATCCGCCCGATGTAATTTTGATGGATATTAATATGCCAGGGATCGGCGGATTCGAAGCTTGTCGGCGGGTTTTGCAAACCAGTCCCTCCGTGAAGATCATCGCGTTATCGGTTCATAACGACGGTCCGATACCGCAGCAATTGCTGAAACTCGGTGTGGTCGGTTTTGTATCCAAGGCTTCACCGGTCAGCGAGATGGTGGCGGCGATCAAAACCGTGATGTCGGGCAAGCGTTATTTGTGCCAGGATGTGGCCAGTAATCTGGCTTTTCAATTTCTGCCGGGTGGGGACGTTTCGCCATTTTTGCAGTTGTCACAGCGTGAGGCGGAAGTAGTGCGCTTGATTTTACGCGGCAAAAGTATCCAAGAGATGTCGGAGGCGTTGGCGCTTAACCCCAAAACTATTAATACCTACCGTTACCGGGTGTATCACAAACTCAGTATTAAAAACGATGTGGAATTAACCAGGCTGGCCGTCAAGTTTAATTATCTCGATAGCATTTGA
- a CDS encoding proline--tRNA ligase, producing MRTSQFPLSTVKEIPADAEIASHKLMIRAGLIRKLAAGVYTWLPLGLRVLRKVEHIVREEMNKAGGLEVLMPALQPAELWQETGRWEKYGPELARMKDRHDRDFCLGPTHEEIITDLARNELKSYKQLPITYYQIQTKFRDEIRPRFGVMRSREFVMKDAYSFHLDQESLQQTYEVMYRAYTNIFNRFGLKFRAVIADSGSIGGAVSHEFHVLADTGEDAIAFSTLSDYAANIEKAEALMPQGQRADATEALTLVDTPNQHSIEEVSRFFNVGAEQCLKTLIVRGENDTLVALLLRGDHELNPIKAEKIDGVLSPLQFAGDAEIIDACGCKPGSIGPIGLKMTIIADRGVTVMSDFISGANQDGKHYKGTNWQRDLPLPEQIADLRMVVEGDPSPDGKGEITIARGIEVGHIFQLGNKYSEAMNAAIVNEAGKNQIMIMGCYGIGISRVVAAAIEQGHDERGIIWPNELAPFQVVICPMNMYKSDRLVDTVEKIYQELQDAGIEVLLDDRKVRAGFMFSDMELIGIPHRIVIGDRGLDSGTVEYQGRLDKESQDVAFADIVSFIKAKLA from the coding sequence ATGCGCACTTCCCAATTTCCACTTAGCACCGTCAAAGAAATACCCGCTGATGCTGAAATCGCCAGCCATAAACTCATGATACGTGCCGGCTTAATCCGCAAACTCGCCGCTGGCGTATACACCTGGCTACCGCTGGGCCTGCGGGTATTACGCAAAGTCGAACATATCGTCCGCGAAGAAATGAACAAAGCCGGTGGTCTGGAAGTATTGATGCCCGCCTTGCAACCGGCGGAATTATGGCAGGAAACCGGCCGCTGGGAAAAATACGGTCCGGAACTGGCGCGAATGAAAGATCGCCACGACCGGGATTTTTGCCTGGGCCCCACTCACGAAGAAATCATCACCGATCTGGCCCGCAATGAGCTGAAAAGCTACAAGCAACTGCCTATCACCTATTATCAAATCCAGACCAAATTCCGCGACGAGATCCGCCCCCGCTTCGGCGTGATGCGTTCCCGCGAGTTTGTGATGAAGGACGCCTACTCCTTCCATCTTGATCAGGAATCGCTGCAACAAACCTATGAAGTGATGTACCGCGCCTACACCAATATTTTCAACCGTTTTGGCTTGAAATTTCGGGCGGTGATCGCCGACTCCGGCTCGATAGGCGGCGCGGTTTCGCATGAGTTTCACGTGCTGGCCGATACCGGCGAAGATGCCATCGCCTTTTCCACGCTCAGCGATTACGCCGCCAACATCGAAAAAGCCGAAGCGCTGATGCCGCAAGGCCAACGCGCCGACGCCACCGAAGCACTGACACTGGTCGACACGCCCAATCAGCACAGCATCGAAGAAGTCAGCCGCTTTTTTAATGTCGGCGCCGAGCAATGCCTGAAAACCTTAATCGTCAGAGGCGAAAACGACACGTTGGTAGCCTTGTTGCTGCGCGGCGATCACGAATTGAATCCGATTAAGGCTGAAAAAATCGACGGTGTGCTATCACCACTGCAATTTGCCGGCGATGCCGAAATTATCGATGCCTGCGGCTGCAAACCGGGCTCTATTGGCCCTATCGGCCTGAAGATGACTATCATTGCCGACCGCGGCGTCACGGTCATGTCAGACTTTATATCCGGCGCCAATCAGGATGGTAAGCATTATAAAGGCACCAACTGGCAACGTGATTTGCCATTACCCGAACAAATCGCCGACTTGCGCATGGTGGTGGAAGGCGACCCCAGTCCGGACGGCAAAGGCGAAATTACTATCGCCCGCGGTATCGAAGTTGGGCATATATTTCAGTTGGGCAACAAATACAGCGAGGCGATGAATGCGGCTATCGTCAACGAAGCCGGCAAAAACCAGATCATGATCATGGGCTGCTACGGTATCGGTATTTCCCGCGTGGTGGCTGCGGCGATCGAGCAAGGTCACGACGAGCGCGGCATCATCTGGCCTAACGAACTGGCGCCGTTCCAGGTGGTGATTTGCCCGATGAATATGTATAAATCGGACCGTCTGGTTGATACTGTCGAAAAAATCTACCAGGAATTACAGGATGCCGGCATCGAAGTGCTGCTGGACGACAGGAAAGTTCGCGCCGGTTTCATGTTCTCGGACATGGAGTTGATCGGCATCCCGCATCGTATCGTCATCGGCGATCGCGGACTGGACAGCGGTACTGTCGAATATCAAGGCCGGCTTGACAAGGAAAGCCAGGATGTGGCGTTTGCCGACATCGTCAGCTTCATCAAAGCAAAATTGGCTTAA
- a CDS encoding rubredoxin, translating to MAEFRKYKCKTCGHIYDEQLGDPRQGIAPGTRWEDVPEDWGCPKCGAVKAMFTLMR from the coding sequence ATGGCAGAATTTAGAAAATACAAATGCAAAACTTGCGGTCACATTTACGACGAACAATTGGGCGATCCAAGACAGGGCATTGCACCTGGCACTCGCTGGGAAGACGTGCCGGAAGATTGGGGCTGCCCGAAATGCGGCGCCGTTAAAGCGATGTTCACCTTGATGCGATAA
- a CDS encoding zinc ribbon-containing protein has protein sequence MGENKLIKAYDDLMGHLYEALDDTLHTIADALEIAKEKTSALGGHTQEEINKVADYVMRDVEHVATSQTTLKEENNSLSEWLKFDIDLIENFALDAFMDIADKTRVKLAALEMEAKLYHPYKSGEVAGPGTFVCDACGKQIAFKSTSIIPACPECKGDSFSRC, from the coding sequence ATGGGCGAAAACAAATTGATCAAAGCGTACGACGATCTGATGGGCCATCTTTACGAGGCGCTGGACGACACGCTGCACACCATTGCCGACGCTTTGGAAATAGCCAAGGAAAAAACCAGCGCGCTGGGCGGCCACACCCAGGAAGAGATCAATAAAGTCGCCGACTACGTGATGCGCGACGTCGAGCATGTCGCCACCTCGCAGACCACACTGAAGGAAGAAAACAATTCGCTATCGGAATGGCTGAAATTCGACATCGATTTGATCGAGAACTTCGCGCTGGATGCCTTCATGGACATCGCCGACAAGACCCGCGTCAAGCTGGCCGCGCTGGAGATGGAGGCCAAGTTGTATCATCCTTATAAAAGCGGCGAAGTCGCCGGCCCCGGCACCTTCGTCTGCGATGCTTGCGGCAAGCAAATTGCCTTCAAATCGACCAGCATTATCCCGGCTTGCCCGGAATGTAAAGGCGATAGTTTCTCACGCTGTTGA
- the leuS gene encoding leucine--tRNA ligase has protein sequence MEEHYKPSAIEQKVQADWEKSGVFTASEDTGKEKYYCLSMFPYPSGKLHMGHVRNYTIGDVISRFQRMQGKHVLQPMGWDAFGLPAENAAMQNKVHPADWTYSNIDYMREQLKRLGFGYDWSRELATCDPSYYRWEQWFFLRLLEKGLVYKKTAPVNWCPHDQTVLANEQVIDGCCWRCDTQVEKKEISQWFLKITAYADELLTSLENLPGWPEQVRTMQANWIGRSEGVEMDFAVEGFDAPIRIYTTRPDTVMGVTYVAVAAEHPVALKAAESNADIAAFIESCKLMETSEAAMETMEKRGIASGYTAIHPLTGESVPVWIANFVLMNYGTGAVMSVPAHDQRDYEFAKKYGIAIKEVIASADGADDSVAEKAFTDKGVLLNSGEFDGLNFKQAFDAIAVKLAGLNKGERKTNFRLRDWGVSRQRYWGAPIPVIYCDDCGTVPVPDDQLPVTLPRDVVLDGSQSPLAAHPTFPHTDCPKCGKPARRETDTFDTFMESSWYFARYASKDCDTAMLDQRANYWLPVDHYIGGIEHAILHLLYARFFTKLLRDEGLVVCDEPFKNLLTQGMVIAETFYQTDDHGHKRYFNLTQIDVERDAKGKIVGAKLLEDGSPVTVGAVEKMSKSKNNGVDPQVLIDKYGADTVRLYTMFTSPPDQSLEWNDAGVEGAFRFLRRLWRQVYLHVETGLPEASLDKSVLGDDQKALRRQLHQALQKVTDDMARRHTFNTAIAANMELVNALNKFEDESSNGRAVRQEVLDAIVLMLAPIIPHVAQALWNELGHNDDIVVAAWPVIDESALQQDAIEMVVQVNGKLRGKLSVAATASKEQIEALALADENVQRYLEGKPVKKLIVVPQKLVNIVV, from the coding sequence ATGGAAGAGCATTACAAACCGTCGGCGATAGAGCAAAAAGTACAAGCCGACTGGGAAAAATCCGGGGTGTTCACAGCTTCTGAAGATACCGGCAAGGAAAAATACTATTGCCTGTCGATGTTTCCTTACCCCAGCGGTAAGCTGCACATGGGCCATGTCCGCAATTACACCATCGGCGATGTGATCAGCCGTTTTCAGCGCATGCAGGGCAAACATGTGCTGCAACCGATGGGCTGGGATGCCTTCGGCCTGCCGGCGGAAAACGCGGCGATGCAGAACAAAGTGCATCCGGCCGACTGGACCTATTCGAATATCGATTACATGCGCGAGCAGCTCAAACGCTTAGGCTTCGGTTACGACTGGAGCCGCGAGCTGGCGACTTGCGATCCGAGCTATTACCGCTGGGAACAATGGTTCTTCCTGCGCCTCTTGGAAAAAGGCTTGGTTTACAAGAAAACCGCGCCGGTCAACTGGTGTCCGCACGATCAGACCGTTCTGGCTAACGAGCAGGTCATCGACGGTTGCTGCTGGCGTTGCGATACCCAGGTCGAGAAAAAGGAAATTTCGCAGTGGTTTTTGAAAATCACCGCTTATGCCGATGAATTATTAACTTCGCTGGAGAACTTGCCTGGCTGGCCGGAGCAGGTCAGAACCATGCAAGCCAACTGGATAGGCCGCTCGGAAGGCGTGGAGATGGATTTCGCCGTCGAAGGTTTCGACGCGCCAATTCGGATTTACACCACGCGTCCGGATACCGTGATGGGGGTGACTTACGTCGCCGTGGCCGCCGAACATCCGGTTGCCTTGAAAGCCGCCGAAAGCAATGCCGACATCGCGGCCTTCATCGAGTCCTGCAAGCTGATGGAAACCTCGGAAGCGGCGATGGAAACCATGGAAAAACGCGGTATCGCCTCCGGCTACACCGCGATACATCCCTTGACCGGCGAATCGGTGCCGGTCTGGATCGCTAATTTCGTGTTGATGAATTACGGCACCGGCGCGGTGATGTCGGTTCCGGCTCACGATCAGCGCGACTACGAGTTTGCGAAAAAATACGGTATTGCGATCAAGGAAGTCATCGCATCCGCCGATGGCGCCGACGACAGCGTCGCGGAAAAAGCCTTTACCGACAAAGGCGTGCTGCTTAATTCCGGTGAGTTCGACGGTTTGAATTTCAAGCAAGCCTTCGACGCTATCGCCGTCAAACTGGCCGGCTTGAACAAAGGCGAGCGCAAGACCAATTTCAGACTTCGCGACTGGGGTGTGTCCCGCCAGCGTTATTGGGGCGCGCCGATTCCTGTGATTTACTGCGACGATTGCGGCACCGTGCCGGTGCCGGACGACCAGTTACCGGTGACCTTGCCGCGCGACGTGGTGCTGGACGGCTCGCAATCGCCGCTGGCCGCGCATCCCACCTTTCCGCATACCGATTGCCCGAAATGCGGCAAGCCGGCACGGCGCGAAACCGACACTTTCGATACCTTTATGGAATCGTCCTGGTATTTCGCCCGTTACGCCAGCAAAGACTGCGACACGGCAATGCTGGACCAGCGCGCCAATTACTGGCTGCCGGTCGATCATTACATCGGCGGCATCGAACATGCGATTTTGCATTTGCTTTACGCGCGTTTTTTCACCAAGCTGCTGCGCGACGAAGGTCTGGTGGTTTGCGATGAGCCGTTCAAAAATTTGCTGACGCAAGGTATGGTGATCGCCGAAACCTTCTATCAAACCGACGATCACGGTCACAAACGCTATTTCAACCTGACCCAGATTGACGTCGAACGCGACGCCAAGGGCAAGATCGTCGGTGCCAAATTGCTGGAAGACGGTTCGCCGGTCACGGTTGGCGCGGTCGAGAAAATGTCGAAGTCCAAGAATAACGGTGTCGATCCGCAGGTGTTGATCGACAAATACGGCGCCGACACCGTGCGTCTGTACACGATGTTCACCTCGCCACCGGATCAATCCTTGGAATGGAATGATGCCGGCGTGGAAGGCGCGTTTCGCTTTTTGAGACGTTTGTGGCGGCAGGTGTATCTGCATGTCGAGACTGGCTTGCCGGAAGCTTCATTGGATAAGTCAGTGTTGGGCGACGACCAAAAAGCTTTGCGTCGCCAGTTGCATCAAGCCTTGCAAAAAGTCACCGACGACATGGCCCGCCGCCATACCTTCAACACCGCGATCGCCGCCAACATGGAACTGGTCAACGCCTTGAACAAGTTCGAGGATGAAAGCAGCAACGGCCGGGCGGTGCGTCAGGAAGTGCTGGACGCTATCGTGTTGATGCTGGCGCCCATCATTCCGCACGTGGCTCAAGCGCTGTGGAACGAGTTGGGGCACAACGACGACATCGTGGTTGCCGCTTGGCCGGTGATTGACGAATCGGCCTTGCAACAGGACGCTATCGAGATGGTGGTGCAGGTCAACGGCAAATTGCGCGGTAAATTATCGGTAGCGGCGACGGCTTCGAAGGAGCAAATCGAAGCGCTGGCCTTGGCTGACGAGAACGTGCAGCGTTATCTCGAAGGCAAGCCGGTCAAGAAACTGATCGTGGTGCCGCAAAAATTGGTGAATATCGTTGTTTAA
- a CDS encoding LPS-assembly lipoprotein LptE, with translation MMKQTSRMVLIAVLAAMVGCGYHLRGSIEMPEALKNLYVFGSSPPLQTEILSLMKASKGKIVGSPNDAGVVVKVLREEMRSRVLSIGSTGKSSESELEYYLRFQFFDSKENALMDEQVIEISREFFNDQTAVLAKGNEEQLIRTEIYKQVARMILARARIAVDNQKK, from the coding sequence ATGATGAAGCAAACGAGCCGGATGGTATTGATAGCTGTATTGGCGGCGATGGTTGGCTGCGGATATCATCTGCGCGGCTCGATCGAGATGCCGGAAGCGCTGAAAAATCTCTATGTTTTCGGTTCGTCGCCGCCGCTGCAAACTGAAATACTGTCGTTGATGAAAGCCTCGAAAGGCAAGATAGTTGGGTCTCCGAATGACGCCGGCGTGGTGGTGAAAGTGCTCAGAGAAGAGATGCGTAGTCGGGTGCTCTCGATCGGTTCCACCGGTAAATCCAGCGAGTCGGAGCTGGAATATTATCTGCGCTTCCAATTTTTCGATAGCAAGGAAAATGCTTTAATGGACGAGCAAGTGATCGAGATCTCCAGGGAGTTTTTTAACGACCAGACCGCCGTGCTGGCGAAGGGCAACGAAGAGCAATTGATCCGCACCGAAATCTACAAACAAGTCGCTCGTATGATTTTGGCGCGCGCCCGCATCGCCGTCGACAATCAGAAAAAATAA
- a CDS encoding ParA family protein, with product MRRVIFNQKGGVGKSTITCNLAAISAVEGKKTLVIDLDVQGNSTQYLLGDKIADSDKTIAHFFKDSLGLGLFGGGKEGLDGLIHESPFPNLYVLPSHSDLEGLQSRLESRHKIYKLKEALEKLEGFDQVYIDTPPILNFYSLSALIAAEKCLIPFDCDTFAREALYTLMRAIAEVKADHNEKLEVEGVIVNQYQKQANLPRQLVDELIAEGLPVLETKISTSVKVRESHSDAQPLIHYAPTHKLTEEYRALHLEIHK from the coding sequence ATGCGCAGGGTGATTTTTAATCAGAAAGGCGGCGTAGGTAAATCCACCATTACCTGCAATCTGGCGGCCATCAGCGCTGTCGAAGGCAAAAAAACCCTGGTGATCGATCTCGATGTGCAAGGCAATTCCACCCAATATCTGCTGGGCGACAAAATCGCCGATTCCGATAAAACCATCGCCCACTTTTTCAAGGACAGTCTGGGCCTGGGCCTGTTCGGCGGCGGCAAGGAAGGTTTGGATGGCTTGATTCATGAGTCACCGTTCCCCAATCTGTATGTATTACCATCGCATTCGGACCTGGAAGGTTTGCAAAGCCGGCTGGAATCGCGCCATAAAATCTACAAATTGAAAGAGGCTTTGGAAAAACTGGAGGGTTTCGATCAGGTTTATATCGACACCCCCCCTATCCTGAATTTTTACAGCCTGTCGGCCCTGATTGCCGCCGAAAAATGCCTGATTCCGTTCGATTGCGACACTTTCGCCCGCGAAGCCTTGTACACCTTGATGCGTGCCATCGCCGAAGTGAAGGCCGATCATAACGAGAAGCTGGAAGTGGAAGGCGTCATCGTCAATCAGTATCAAAAACAAGCCAATCTACCCAGACAACTGGTTGACGAATTGATCGCCGAAGGCTTGCCAGTGCTGGAAACCAAAATTTCCACCTCGGTGAAAGTCCGCGAATCGCACAGCGATGCCCAGCCCTTGATTCACTATGCGCCCACTCACAAGCTAACCGAGGAATATCGAGCCCTGCATCTGGAAATTCACAAATAA
- the phoU gene encoding phosphate signaling complex protein PhoU produces MTNQIETVNNLHTLHVFDTELGYMGSLLLEMTDLLVYQLEQAMRALDYGDAELAQKVVSRHKKVAHLESRIDTEVMNVIARHCPVANDLRYVISTSKITVELARIGDEIVDFAKLIVVLFDPDTSDPNQKLLTDIVNIGGLIKLILDKLMVVFESRDSKSAYVLLQCDRDCETELQEGIKHQLALVMHDARMIRRALDVMQMMKALERCGEHCRNIAEHAIFMLDGIDVRHGGMARKLAVG; encoded by the coding sequence ATGACGAATCAAATTGAGACCGTGAACAATCTACATACCTTGCATGTGTTCGACACTGAATTAGGGTATATGGGTAGCCTGCTTCTGGAAATGACCGATCTGTTGGTCTATCAGCTGGAACAAGCGATGCGCGCGCTGGATTACGGCGATGCCGAGTTGGCGCAAAAAGTCGTATCCCGGCACAAAAAAGTCGCGCATTTGGAAAGCAGGATCGATACCGAAGTCATGAACGTGATCGCCCGCCATTGTCCGGTGGCAAACGATCTGCGGTATGTCATATCAACCTCTAAGATTACCGTCGAGCTGGCCAGAATAGGCGATGAAATAGTCGATTTTGCTAAGTTGATCGTGGTGTTGTTCGATCCCGATACCAGCGATCCGAATCAAAAGCTGTTAACCGACATCGTCAACATCGGCGGATTGATTAAACTGATCTTGGATAAGTTGATGGTGGTTTTCGAGAGTCGAGATTCCAAGTCAGCTTACGTATTGTTGCAATGCGACCGGGATTGCGAAACCGAATTGCAAGAAGGCATCAAACATCAGTTGGCGCTGGTCATGCATGACGCTCGGATGATTCGGCGGGCATTGGATGTGATGCAAATGATGAAAGCCCTGGAACGTTGCGGCGAACATTGCCGGAACATTGCCGAGCATGCGATTTTCATGCTGGATGGCATCGATGTGCGGCATGGCGGCATGGCGCGCAAGCTGGCAGTTGGCTAG
- the holA gene encoding DNA polymerase III subunit delta: MRLKLDQLTAALQKNLAPVYLVSGDEPLQLGEAADDIRRAARQAGYATREVISIDTGNEWPQLTAEAESLSIFSDKKLIDLRLPSAKPGMEGAKALSAYCQRLPEDTLLLITAGKLESAAQKAQWFQALDKVGAIVQVWPLQGQELLYWLQRRAERKGMHLENDALKSLAGRVEGNLLAAAQEIEKLYILHGASRIDKAMIDDDVADSARFDVFKLMDALLSGKLNRAVKILAGLKAEGVAAPVVLWAISREARTLFNIKAELKRGGQQESVYKKYQIWDKRKQLVQEALHRLKARELETILQASSDADRRIKGQIAGDEWESLFAICVLFSKSRGLVNVTF; the protein is encoded by the coding sequence ATGCGTCTCAAGCTTGACCAATTAACCGCTGCCTTGCAAAAAAACCTGGCACCGGTCTATCTGGTCAGCGGGGATGAGCCTTTGCAGCTTGGCGAGGCGGCGGACGACATTCGTCGAGCCGCCCGTCAGGCTGGTTACGCCACCCGCGAAGTGATCTCTATCGATACCGGCAACGAGTGGCCGCAATTGACTGCCGAAGCCGAATCGCTGTCGATATTTTCCGATAAAAAGCTCATCGATTTGCGCCTGCCTTCCGCCAAGCCCGGCATGGAAGGCGCTAAAGCGCTTAGCGCTTATTGCCAGCGCTTGCCAGAAGATACGCTGTTGTTGATTACCGCCGGTAAATTGGAAAGCGCAGCGCAGAAGGCGCAATGGTTTCAAGCGTTGGATAAGGTGGGCGCGATTGTGCAAGTTTGGCCCTTGCAAGGCCAGGAGCTGTTGTACTGGCTGCAACGCCGGGCTGAGCGCAAAGGCATGCATCTGGAGAACGACGCGTTAAAAAGTTTGGCGGGTCGGGTGGAAGGCAATTTGCTCGCGGCGGCGCAGGAGATCGAAAAGCTATACATCTTGCATGGCGCCAGCCGTATCGACAAAGCCATGATTGACGACGATGTGGCCGACAGCGCTCGTTTCGATGTGTTTAAGCTGATGGACGCGTTGTTATCGGGCAAGTTGAATCGGGCCGTTAAAATTCTGGCCGGGCTTAAAGCGGAGGGCGTTGCGGCACCGGTGGTGCTGTGGGCGATTAGCCGCGAAGCGCGGACGCTGTTTAATATCAAGGCCGAATTGAAACGGGGTGGCCAGCAAGAGTCTGTCTACAAAAAATACCAGATATGGGATAAGCGTAAGCAATTGGTGCAAGAGGCCTTGCATCGCTTGAAGGCCAGGGAGTTGGAAACGATTTTACAAGCCAGTAGTGATGCAGATCGCCGAATCAAGGGTCAAATTGCCGGTGACGAGTGGGAGAGCTTGTTTGCGATATGCGTGTTGTTCTCGAAAAGCCGTGGACTAGTTAATGTTACCTTCTAA